tacaattattacaagTACTCTTAAGGATCATATTCAAGTGTCTTTTAGGCATCAGGCCAACCCTCAAACATCATGGTGTACAGTAGGTGAATAGTATCATAGTACAATAACATTAAGGCCCCAGAGAGAACTATTTATACAGGAAAGTCAATTCAACTATCACAAAAACAGAGACCTGAAAAGCAGCCCATTCCAAGCCTGTACACTTTATGCTAGGTTTTTGTACTAATCactgtatataaatacataattgtcagtttattattaaaatattaatattcctCACAGGTTTCATGCCAAAAGCAGCCGTcttgaaatataaatacctaGACAACAGCAAAGAAGTCATTTTGAAAGTGCCTGATGATAATAGCAAAAAGCAATCTATGGCGTGGATTGTAGCATTGCAAAAGGTAATGActctaaatatatttaattgtatATATGGTAGACATAGAAAATGggctacattattttatttgaagcCAACGATACACAGTTAAATGTATCTGCTATGTAAAGGGGGGACAAAATTATTAGTCCGATGTTTTCACCAAGTATTGCATAAATGTACAAATGTCTTATAAATTGGGTAAATTCAAAATTGATAAACTATATTgtacctactgtatatatttatcgtTGTACCTATATATATTTCGACGCATGActtgattttataaatcattttattcttttGGAGTGAGTTccacaattgtttttattctttcacattttattcttatttttttcaggCTGTGAAAATGTTAATGTCATCCAAAGAAACTTAGGAGAACAGTATTTCCAAGGAGTTTTTTTACTCGTTTACCATATCTTTCATAAGTAACTGTTTGAACTCAGTTGTAAGCCCATCTCCCTTGAATACAAACATTGCTAAGCCTTCAGGAGTGGAACTGAGAACAGTCTTATAtactatgtctacactatcaaatttatgtgacaaaaaaatgtgataccCATATACGGACATGTCATATCacgaccatatttgggcacatcacacttttttgtcaaactagtttgatagtgctgacagagctttatactacAGTATGAACTTTGTAGTATgcctttaaaaacaaaacatctgTGTATAAAATTATGTGCACCTATTCAATTCTTCTGTGAATTTCAAATTGGTTCAGTATTCagtaatttgtaaataaaaaatgtaattttcctAAAAACATTCAGTCTAGGCTTCAAACTCAATGAAGTTTGTTTGCTAATAGACCAGTTTCACGCTTCTTAATTTAACGTTAGTGATTGCGCAATATCAAGAAAAATTCCCAAATTCATTGGAAAGGTACACAGACAAAAAGCTATCATTTGGactaaacaatattttataaaatttttatttttagtactaTTGAAAAcgtacaatatatattttaaattatagtaatataaaaattaaattgtcatTTGTATGACAATatgtatattaaatgttatttttaacaaaattatgcTTGCCAGACTAGGCTTAAGgttttttaaacaaagtaaTCTAGTATGCATGCCccacttaattttaaaatttgattcaTCTTTCCAAATATTTGGTTTAGTCAGGGGATCTCCAAAAAATGATGGTTCTCAGAGATCTCCATCATCTTCCTTCAAAAAGCATCTCAGAATAATTTGAAGTACGGTATCTTATTTGAGTGCATGGGTTACCTATTTACGTACAAGGTCCACAAAAGGGCCCCAGTGGAGTTGGAATCACTTACCTCATTACAATATATTTTCATCAAACcacattgtttttcttttatttatccTCAGCCGTAGACTGTATATAATGTCACCTACAAATGTTACTATATGTACAAACATTCCATAATATAAGAAAAGTTGAtccaaaaaattaaaactaatcTCTGTAAAGTAACAGTAAAACttcacaaaaataaataagttatattaattttattctgtaaatttattaaaacaatgcatcatatttttattatatgttaaaataataataatgtaaaaatataagtCGTTAAATAGAAGTATTATTTTGCTgacaaataaaagaaattttaaaatattttctgtcaatatttattaaatgcTGTTTAATTTCATTGGTTAACCTATCATTTTACACCTTTCCTTGCAGTTACAAGGTCTTAACAACTGACCATGGTCAAAGGAGGTGGCCAAGCAAACCCAGTCCAGCTTTAGAGTAAGGCCTTCAACCAAACTAAATTTCAATCCAGCATTTATCATGATAATCTCCAGGTATTGTTACGTGTTAGCCACGAGTTCTCTCATTCTTAGCTATGCAGTATAAAGTTGATTGCAACCCAGCATATTATGCTTTATGTCAACAtccaagtactgtatactcaacCCTTTATAAATGGTGGTACTCAGTAGTGGCGTTGTAAtggctatgagcactcactggctaaacccaggggcctagagctaaagcttggttcccactaaaacgtaacgcaaggacataaacgcaacgcaagcgtttaaaccaatgacaagcaaagttatagacagttagcaatcacaagcgaagaagccatcgcttgtgattggtcaattcacttgtgttgcgtcgctagtgggaaccacgctttatgggGCAGTGTCtagaggaaaaaacaggcaaTTGTGTCAAAAAGGCCCGAGGCCTCCAgcattggagggccacttagggttactaaaccaggggcctcaggcctCTGCATTACGCCACTGGTGGTACTGTATTGTCTTTTTGTATGCGTCCCTGTTACACATTGGGAAAGATATGTACAGTGGATTTCGGAGTTTGTCTACTTGTTTAGAATTCAATGATAGTTAGTTAGTTGATAGTTTTAACTGACCATCAGCAATGTATTATTGTAGACATGAAAATATATCATCTAACTCATCTTCATCAGTTCTATCATGTATTTCGTTGCTTGGTAATTTTTTAGGCATAATTCCAGATGTTTTATCTATCTTTTCATTAGCTTTcttatgttttctttttgtaCTTTTATTCTCAACAATTATGATTTCTTCTTCTTCAACCTTTTTCctctttttctttttaacttcCTTATCTGCATTGTCACTTTCTTGTAGTGTATCAACCGTATCACAATACTCATTGCTTTCTAaatatattgtttcttttttcttctttttcttaattttcctttgaccttttatttgtttagtgtTATCACCTTTGACCTCCTCTTGAACCACTGCTTGTTCATATATGTTTTCATCATGCTCATGCCTTTTCCTCTTTTTCTTACCTTCCTCATTGCTTTGATTATCAACCAGAGGCATGTCTACTTCTTTCATTATATCTGTTTTGTCCATCATTTTTTTTGCATTATTATCATCACATTCCTCATTTTCTTCAATTTCAACTTCCACACTACTTGTGTTAACTTTGTCTCTAACTTTCTTCGtctttttccttttttcttttCGCAAAACTTCCTCATCATCATTTATAGACTGTTCATTTGCTTTTTTCATTATTTGCACTTTAGTACTCAAATCATCAGTGGTATCATCTTCATCAATCTTTGTCCtgtacttttttttctttttctttcttggAATCGCAACTCCTACATCTTCTGTGGAAGTTACTCCTGAAATAATTCAATATGTATGTTTAGTATATATCAGGTTTTGTAGATTtgcaaataacatttttttagtgGAAAGATTGTTTTACCTAAAAGATGTGGATTTTGACCAACCAACTAAAAGACGATGAGAGTAGAAATTGGAATTAGGGCCTAGGAAATACATTAACATTGCAACCTGCATTTTGTACCTGTCTTATCGTCATTATGCTCTCTTTGGTTTTCTGCGTTACTAGTGGCAGCTTCGTCTTCACACAACAGTCGTTTTTTCTTCTGTTTCTTCTTTTTATGAATGATAATGTCATCATCTTCTTTTGTAACTGGCTCTAAAATTTAAACAGATAATATAAATCTTTGGTATATAAGTATGTCTAGCATCAATTGGGCTACACTGAATATACTATTGTGTTGTCTTagattttctttattaaaaatggtttaCTTACCTCCGATGTCCATCTCACTACATGCTTCCATTGCCATGTATAAATCATCATCTTTGCTTAAGTTTTGCTGAACAACATCAAGATTTTCTGGTGGCTTCTGCAAACTTCCAAACATTTTGCTGAGTGTGTCTTTCTTTGTTTTCTCACTAATATGTTTACTGTAAAATGGAATAGAAATATGATATAACTAAAACAGATTGTCGTAAGGTTGTCTTCAGCAATGCAAGTgagtttaccaatcacaagtacCAGTTTGGATGATCACATGTTGCGATTGGTTAAATTACTTACGCAGTACaacctagtgggaaccaagctttagaccCATGCATTAAAAAACTGATGTAATCTACATTAGTGTATTCGTTCCCAGTACCGGACATCTTGGACTGGCCAactatgtctggttttctggaaagtctggtacACTATTTGGAATGTGTTTTAAATGGTAAAAAGGAATTTGGTCCctaagaaaagtctggtattggtagagtttctggttttcagagagtccgttATTGGGAGACTTGACTGTATTTAGAGTAAACTTTACCTTCTGCTTTTGAGAGAAGAAGCATC
The window above is part of the Antedon mediterranea chromosome 10, ecAntMedi1.1, whole genome shotgun sequence genome. Proteins encoded here:
- the LOC140060615 gene encoding uncharacterized protein — encoded protein: MAAPIKFAWNTFNHEYPSNSGLTIWKKICYDSHFKDTLVKMLNEGCMFLEPAFNVYLLAESCTLRRLLYKLQNQQRHWKWFSLLGKIQKCLEKALKMNLSNLFKTILSLCETGKHIKDMEQVPSATCTKFLLEKLVGLSKLCSHILQLSEQTFVLIVGNLRIGQFVAQNIFFVALISRIWVLVKGVLVKLFLWYEVLRNFGLSDEQSEYYTIFKELPHCLSKWVELDASSLKSRSKHISEKTKKDTLSKMFGSLQKPPENLDVVQQNLSKDDDLYMAMEACSEMDIGEPVTKEDDDIIIHKKKKQKKKRLLCEDEAATSNAENQREHNDDKTGVTSTEDVGVAIPRKKKKKKYRTKIDEDDTTDDLSTKVQIMKKANEQSINDDEEVLRKEKRKKTKKVRDKVNTSSVEVEIEENEECDDNNAKKMMDKTDIMKEVDMPLVDNQSNEEGKKKRKRHEHDENIYEQAVVQEEVKGDNTKQIKGQRKIKKKKKKETIYLESNEYCDTVDTLQESDNADKEVKKKKRKKVEEEEIIIVENKSTKRKHKKANEKIDKTSGIMPKKLPSNEIHDRTDEDELDDIFSCLQ